From the genome of Acidobacteriota bacterium:
TTAACGTGGTCGTTGGGATGAACCGGGTCCTTGCTACCCACCTGTCCGCCGAGGATCTCGATCGCCCGGTTGGCGATCACCTCGTTGGTGTTCATGTTCGAGCTGGTGCCCGAACCGGTCTGGAACAGATCCACGGGAAAGTGCCGGTCGTGGCGACCGGCGGCCACTTCCTCGGCGGCCTGGGCGATGGCTCCGGCGAGCCGCGGATCGAGCAGGCCCAACTCGCGGTTGATTTCGGCGGCCGCCTGTTTGACCAGGCCCAGCGCCCGGATCATCTCCCGGCCGAGAGGCTGTCCCGAGATCGGAAAATTGGCCACCGCCCGGGCGGTCTGGGCGCCCCAGAGCGCGTCGGCCGGTACGGACACTTCACCCATGGTGTCCTTTTCGATACGTTCGTTCATGCGGCCGCCTCCTCGAATCGACATCCATCAGCATACGCGGCGGCGCCGGCGGCGGGTACAGGGTCGACGGGCCGGGCCCGGAGCGTTCACGAACCGCCGGAACCCGCCTGCGCGACATCCGGATAGTACGCGCTCAGCGGGAATTCACCTTGAAGGAGCTCGGCCCGGCACCACTCCTTGATGCGCTGGGCGACTTCTTCCGGAACATCGGCATGCCGGTCACCTTTTCCACTCACGAAGAACGCGGCCCCCCTTTGCATGAGTTGCGGCGGATGCATCGAGAAATGTGCTTCATGCTCTCTCATGTAGGAAAAACTGCATTTGTGGAGAATATTCTCCAGCTCATTCCCCGAGAGCGGGTTGCAGGCCAGAAATGCAGACAATTGTCGAACGGTCGATGACAGATCGGATTTGAGTTGTTCGAACGATAGAAACAGGACATTGGGCCGTAGCTGAGACCATTTCCACCATCCTTGGACGTGCGCGGGCCAGGTCCCCCACCACATGGAGTCTCTCCCGCAGAACCACTCTTCGAACACCGACAGCGGAGGACTCAAGTAGCCCAGGTTGGCTCCCAAGAAGTCGGTACAACTGGCGAAGCAGGACACCGGATGTCGAACCACATAGATGTACTTGGCCTCCCGGCAGTAGGGGCACAAGCTCACCGGAAGATGGGTCTTGATGATGCGCGCATTTTCAGTACCGGGGACCTTCGGCGCATCAGCGACGGCGATCGTCTTTCTCGACTCCAACCAGGGTGAAACGGCACACAAGGTCGTGTCTTCCGCAACGATGTCACCCTGTCCGCGGGTCAGCACCTGGTAAACCAGGTGCTGCATCCAGGTCGTGCCGCACTTCATCTGGGTAGCGACGAAGACATCGCCCTTCCGCGGCTTGAAAGCGACGGCAGCGGCAAACGTCTCGACGCTGCACATGCCTTTCGGACCGGCCACGCCCCGGAAGGTGAAACTGGAACCGGGAAAGTGGAATCGCGTCAGCTTACCGAGCAGCCAGAGCGTGGGCGCCAGAAGCAGGGCGTGCCGGCCAAGGATCCGCCGGAAACGCGCCCGACGATCTCCGGTCTGACCGAAGTACTCGTTGCCGGACGTTCGAGCATCGACCCAGGCGAGTACCAGGGCCAAGTAGACGACCTGGCTCAGCGCCAACATCGCAACGCCCGCGAAAACGTAGCCGATAACGACGCCCCCCCGATAACATGCCATTCCCGAGACGAAATGCTGCACCACCGCTGACTCCTCTGGTCACCGTCGTTCGGATTTCTCGGGTCGAGCGTGCAGGATCCGTCGATCGTCGGCAAGTTTAGTGCATCGTGCTGCGGCGTCAAAGCCTTTGGAGATCACGCCCTATGACCGATGGTGAAGGATCCGAGGCATGACCCCGCCGTCTCCACCGGCACGCTCGAGTGCCAGGACGGGCACTCCGAACCGATCCCGGCGCGACGACAGGGTCCCGCGCCCCGACCACGGCGAGAGATGACCCGTGCCGACAGGAGCCCGGGTTGGATCCTCCCTTCCGATCCCCTGGTCGCCGCAGCGCGCCAAGGACTACTGGTTCCCGGTTCACCGCCGGGGATACGACCTAAGACTGGAGCTGCCAGTTCACCACGGGCGAGGTCCCGCACCTCGACACCCCCCCCGCAGACCCCGCCGATCCCGCCATCGACGACATGCCGTCAATCATTCACAACTCGCGGGGCGAGCCCGTCTACGGTGGCGCTCACCTCGGGAGACCCGCGTCAGCGAGGCGATCGCCTGCCGGCTCCGCCACCCGCCCACGCTGCGCGAAGCCCTGCCGGGAGAGTACGACCCCGGCTGTGAGCCCTGAATTCAGCGGCGCCGCACCTTGGGATCCTTCTGCCAGATCTGCAGGGAGAGCTCCGCGGCGATCTTGGGGTGGGTGGAGGCGAGGGCGTCGAGAGTCAACGCGGCCTGGCGCGACTTGAGACCCAGCAGCAGGTCGACCACCACGTTTCGATCCCGGGCGTAGAGTTCCGCCAGGGCCGAAGCGGCGTTCTCCGGATCCATACCCTCGTAGGCCTTGAGCAGTCGGCCGAAGTTGGGAGCACCGGCGTTTTCGAGTTCCTCCCGCTGGCGGGCCAGCTCGGCCTTCTGCTTGTCCAGCGCCTCGCGCTCCGCGAGGAGTTCGGCCCGCACCACCGCGAGTTGCCGCTCGCGCTCGGTCAGCTCCCTGGCCTTGCGCTCGAGGGCTTCTTTCTGCCGCGTGAGGGCCTCGACCAGGTCCCGGTAGACCTCCTCGGCCTGCCGGGGTCCGGTTTCCGCGGGATGCACGCCTTGCATGTCGTTGGCGGTGCTGTCCTGGTCACCGGCGTTGGCGAGGGCGTCCTGGGCCAGGACCCGGGGCACGAAAAAGCCGAAGGTGAGAGCGTCAAGAATCAAGGCACCGTTGGCCGCCACGGCCAGGCCCAATACCACCGGCAGCACCTTCTTGATCATCGTCCTTCCTCTCGCGCACGGCGTTCGGCCG
Proteins encoded in this window:
- a CDS encoding sulfotransferase domain-containing protein encodes the protein MVQHFVSGMACYRGGVVIGYVFAGVAMLALSQVVYLALVLAWVDARTSGNEYFGQTGDRRARFRRILGRHALLLAPTLWLLGKLTRFHFPGSSFTFRGVAGPKGMCSVETFAAAVAFKPRKGDVFVATQMKCGTTWMQHLVYQVLTRGQGDIVAEDTTLCAVSPWLESRKTIAVADAPKVPGTENARIIKTHLPVSLCPYCREAKYIYVVRHPVSCFASCTDFLGANLGYLSPPLSVFEEWFCGRDSMWWGTWPAHVQGWWKWSQLRPNVLFLSFEQLKSDLSSTVRQLSAFLACNPLSGNELENILHKCSFSYMREHEAHFSMHPPQLMQRGAAFFVSGKGDRHADVPEEVAQRIKEWCRAELLQGEFPLSAYYPDVAQAGSGGS